DNA sequence from the Mauremys mutica isolate MM-2020 ecotype Southern chromosome 9, ASM2049712v1, whole genome shotgun sequence genome:
cccctcaaagaattctagtagattggcaaggcatgatttccctttactaaaaccacaTTGAcacttcctcaacaaattatgttcatctatacgtctgacaatattgttctttattatagtttcaaccagtttgcccagtactggaGTCagacttacaggcctgtaattgccgggatcaactctggctctttttaaaaattggcatcacattagctatcctccagtcatctggtacaggagctgatttaaatgataggttacagactatagttagtagttccgcaatttcacatttgagttccttcagaactcttgggtgaataccatctggtcctggtgacttattgctgtttaatttatcagtttgttccaaaacttcctctaatgatacctcaatctgggacagtttctcagatctgtcacctaaaaggaatggctcagctttgggaatctccctcacatcctcagccatgaagaccgatgcaaagaattcagttAGTTTTGCCGCAATGGCTTTATCATACTTGAGTGCTCCTAtagcacctcgatcatccagtggccccactggttgtttagcaagcttcctgtttctgatgtacttaaaaaaaaattgctattactttttgagtctttggctaactgttcctaaAATTCTTTTTTAGCCTTCCTaatttgtatttttacacttcatttgccagtgtttatgctcctttctattttcctcactaggatttaacttccactttttaaaggatgcctttttgcctctcactgcttcttttactttgttgtttagccagaGTGGCTCTTTTtgggttctcttactatgttttttttttaatttggggtatacgtttaagttgagcctctattatggtgtctttaaaaattttccatgcagcttgcagagatttcacttttggcactgtaccttttaatttctgtttaactaacctcctcatttttgtgtagttcccattTCTGacattaaatgctacagtgttgggccactgtggtgttttcctGCCACagagatattaaatttaattatattatggtcattattaccaagcagtccagctatattcatctcttggaccagatcctgtgctccacttaggactagaTCTCCTCTGGTgagttccaggaccagctgctccaagaagcagtcatttaaggtgtcaagaaactttatctctgcatcctgtcttgaggtgacatgtaccaagtcaatatggggataattgaaatcccctattattattgagttttttattttaatagcctctctaatttccctgagcatttcagtcaCTATCGCCATCCTGGTTAgatggtcggtaatatatccctaccactatattcttcttcttagagcatggaatttctatccataaagATTCTATGGTATAGTTTGATTCATatacgatttttacttcatttgattctatgctttctttcacatataatgccactcccccaccagcacgacctgttctgtccttctgatatattttatatcctggtattactgtatcccattgattagcctcattccaccaagtttctgtgatgcctattatatcaatatcctcatttaatccTCATTATCCTCTAGTTcatccattttattatttagacttctagcattggtatataagcacgttaaaaacttgtctccttttagctgtctgccattacacattgtaactgaatgggactctgtttttatttgactgtttctgacCAGACactgcctgtattttatcattttccatcctctcctcctcactaggacatagagattctctattaatagatcttcccctaagggatgtccgaACCATGTGCTTCtccgcacctgtcagctttcctccAGCCCATAGTTTAAAAATTGCTCTACGACCGTATaacataaatataaaatataacattTTGTCCTTGAGAATGAGTACTTTCCGAATTACTACTTCTGCATTTCTATCTCCTCTGACTTTGCTAAACTTGCTCTGGCTGGCCCTACATGCTCACATNNNNNNNNNNNNNNNNNNNNNNNNNNNNNNNNNNNNNNNNNNNNNNNNNNNNNNNNNNNNNNNNNNNNNNNNNNNNNNNNNNNNNNNNNNNNNNNNNNNNATGTAATCTACAGGTCAGTGCACATTACACATCCGCCTCCATGCCTTATACAGTGACAGCTCTCAGCTTGAGaacctggctctttagctcaagctgctgCAACTCATGAATCTAGCACTGGAGGTCCCTGGTGTTGCCCAGCagtagtataagggccctaccatcaatcaaaccctaaccccgcccctaaccccgccccttgacccctgtagtccctcccacctgtcaccggaagtcccaccctctgggggtattacttccggggtcaagatggccacatgaccggaagtgaggtgggtcatgtgacccctctaagaactcctcccacccccctctaccaatcaggaggggtttcgtcctggaaggaccaccccccagaagagatttgcccaatcagggtgacttccggggcgggtgaccggaagcgaagtgggtcatgtgacccctctaagaactcctcccacccccctctaccaatcaggaggggtttcgtcccggaaggaccaccccccagaagagatttgcccaatcagggtgacttccggggcgggtgaccggaagcgaagtgggtcatgtgacaccactaagaactcctccccccccccccctatcAATCAGGAgggtttcgtcccggaaggaccacccccgAGAAGAGATTTGCCCACTCCGGTTGACTGCCGGGGGTGGCCACCTGTCCGGAAGCGATGTGGTTCATGTGactcctctaagaactcctcccacccccctctaccaatcaggaggggtttcgtcccggaaggaccacccccgAGAGGAAATTTTGCCCAATGAGGGTGACTTCTGGGTTGGGGTGAGCGGTCcggaagtgggtcgtgtgacccctctaagaactcctcccaccaccctctaccaatcaggaggcgtTTTGTCCCgacaggaccaccccgagaggagattttgaccaatcggggtgacccctctaagagctcctcccaaggccctccgcCAATCCGcgtgcagcaccattaccccataagtcccagcgccggacaGAGGAGGCCATTTCTTACCAAGCACACGTGTTTTAGAAAAGCGTGGAAAGGCTGccgagaggaaacatggactccttcaccacccccgtcaGAACTTCGGACTTTGTTTTAGACCCAAGCACCATACTTATGTGGCGCAGGCGCTACGTCAGCGAcagttctgaggaggaggagggagtgaccgaggggagccctttggcccagccgttgaTAGATACGTCGGAACCCAAACCCGACACCCTCGTGAGGCACCCCGAGGAGCCtgatggcctctctttgtccacccccgaGGAGCCTGATCGCCGCTCGGAGGAGTCACCGGTGGACAAGGCAAACGGAAAAGAcggcgctcaggtaaatgaatgattaagaaacgACGGTAGAAGAGGGGGTAATGAGGCTAGGAATGGGGtttgtgtaaatttaaaaaaaaaaaaaaaaccaagcagtTGGTGTACTtatactgtttctttttctgaaaatctctcaacagctcgacaaTGCCTTTCTAGACGCCTTAAAGAACTTGCGTATCAGTAACCCGGTGGGAGTAAATAGATCGaacatcagctgtttttgctcatgtccttttcacagattttaagccaaaaaaaaaaaaaaggacaaaatggaagaatgaaccagctcagacttaccagggggtgatggcgtccattttacagccgtctgtaaaaacaaaacaaaacaaaaccaaaagattatgttaaaccaggcaattaataaaatttttatttaaatgtgtcaatatgagTGTGCGTGTCCATTTTTCATACTTGTGGTAGtaaaagaatgaaccagctcagacttaccaggggGGTGATGGTGGCCATTTTACAggcgtctgtaaaaacaaaatggaagaatcaatcagctcagacttaccaggggtgatggcgtccattttacagccgtctgtaaaaacaaaatggaagaatgaaccagctcagacttaccaggggTGATGGTGTCCATTTTACAGccctctgtaaaaacaaaatggaagaatcaactagctcagacttaccagggggtgatggcgtccatgttacagccgtctgtaaaaacaaaatggaagaatgaaccagctcagacttaccgtgggggtgatggcgtccattttacagctgtctgtaaaaacaaaacaaacaaaaaaaaaagattatgttaaaccaggcaattaataaaatttatttaaatgtgtcaatatgagCGTGTCCATTTCCATACTTGTGGTAGTAAAAGACGGTACCAGTAGCAGTCATGTCTACGCCGACGgctcttttaaagaaaatatattacaatcccagggaagttgggagctttggCGGAGTGAACCCTCTTTTTCGAGAGGCTAGAAAGcatagtaaaactttaaatagaagacaagtaacagcttggctttcagaccaggatgcttacactttacacaaaccggctcgaatacattttaaaagaaacaagaccattgtttcagatgtggatgCGCAGTGGCAGGCAGATTTGGTGGATATGCACCGGTTCTCCAAACACAACCGGCggttttaagtacatcttaacagtgatagacatTCTATCCAAATATGCCTGGGCCTTAGGCCTAAAAGACAAGACGGGTGGTGAAGTATCCAAGGcctttaaagctattttcagcGAAGGTCGcgtgcctcaaaaattacaaaccgatcgggggaaagaatttttaaacaaacctttaagtGGATTGTTAAAGCGGCATGGGGTTCACCATTTTGTTACTAATAATGAAGTCAAAGCAGGGGTTGTGGAGCGatttaacagaactttaaaaactaggatgtggagatattttacagcccataacACCTTTCGCTACATTGACGTCTTACCTGACTTTATAAAGAGTTACAACCAGAGCTTTCACAGAACTATACGTACCAGACCCCTTGATGTTAACCCTTCAAATTCTCTGAAGGTATGGAAAACGGTTTACggagatggttttaaaataaaacgggTTGTTGCCCCTTTTAGAAAAGGTGACCACGTGAGACTATCTAAAACCAAAGGCgcttttgaaaaaggttatgaacagatgtttaccgatgagatattcatagtggatgaagccttaaCCAGGAGCCAAAGACCTGTATACCGATTAAAAGATTATGAGGGTGAGGCAGTGACTGGATCTTTTTaccctgaagaattacaaaaagtaaacccCAAACGAGACAGGATTTATAGGATTGAAAAAATTCTAGcggagaaaggaaaagggagaaaaaaacagcTACTGGTGAAATGGTTGGGTTGGCCTGATAAATTTAACAGCTGGGTGGAAGCTTCTCAGCTCTGTGACATTTAGAcacgaaacagaaaaaaaaaatcctcctgcaaaagacagagaagaaaaaaattaataatgagcGATGGCGGGTTTTACATCACTTTGCCCAgcaatgccagctctgcagtttttccCCAAAACACCATCTCGAACTTTACAATACGGCTAATTAAGCCCTTGGATCTCCCTGGTGCCTGGGAGGTGGGGTTAGTGGAAATACAATACCCGCACAGCTGGAATACTATCAATGAAGACACCCCTTTTGAAATCACCTTTGGCGATAAGACGTGGAATTTTATCCTACGACGAGGTTATTACTCGACCATACCTGAATTACTGGAGCATATGAACAGCGCCATGGCTCGTCACCCCGGACCACCTGAGGTGGTCATGAACTACGACCCTGTGGGCAGAAAAGTGAGACTTAAATCTACCGATTTTATGTACGGGTTTTCTACTGGCGGGGAGCTAGCTAACATTCTGGGTTTGGGCCCCAAACGCAACGTCCAAAATTTTTCCTTCTCGGCAGACATCACAGGGGGTTTTAACTCCTTGTATCTGTACACGGATATCGTAGAGTACCAGTTTGTGGGGGACTTTTCTGTTCCCCTGTTACGCTGCGTCCCTGTCCGAGGAAGGAACAATGAGTTTGTTACCATCACCTACGATAAACCTCATTACGTCCCTGTCAGTAAACACCACATCGACACCATTACCATTGAAATAAAGACAGATCAGAACAGAGGCGTTTCATTTCGCTTTGGCAAGGTGATCGTCAAGCTGCATTTGCGACCGCGGAGAGAGCGAggtttctaaaaagaaaaaaagcaaaacactatTATGGCGATCGTAAAAAATTATGGCGACCCCACCATCTACAGGAACTattacaaagcccaggctggataGGCCCTTCCTGGATATCATGGGGCCCCCGTGATGtacggggctggtgtgggtggaaTATTTCGTAGCCTCTTTCGAAAAGCTGTACCGCTTTTGAGGAGAGGGCTAGAAATTATTAAACCCCACGTAAAAACTGCCGCTCAAAACATAGCTAAAGACGTGGTAGGTCATGTCTCCCGGGCTGTTCTGGAGAAGGTGGGGAATACAGCTTCACAGGAAGGAGCGGGGCTGATGTACattaaaaggaggaagagaaagagaaatacgTCATACCCGCGACGCACAGGTCCCCCGAAACCCTTTAAAAGAAGGGCTTTGACACGCAGGGCCAGCCATAAACGAAAGTCCAAGAGGAAGCCTGGGCAAAAGAGGAGACGCGCGCTGCCTGCTAAAAGAGACATATTTTAATCGATATGGCTTTTGTTCACTGCGGGTCTGAAGAGTGCGCCAAATCCGAACTAGACTTGTTTCAAATAGCCCCTACGCAGACCAGCATCGAAAAAAGCATTTACATTGAGGTGCCACCTCTATCGGCCGTTACGGAGTCTGCCCCCATTGACTTTTTTATAGCAGGGAATGGCATAGATTATATGGATTTAAACAACACGCTGCTTTACCTGTGTTGCAAGATTGTAAAAGGAGACGGAACCGAACTTGCCGCGGACGCCGAAGTGGGCCTGGTGAATTACCCTGTGGCCTCTATTTTCAGCCAGTTGGATGTTACTCTGGGAGACCGCCTTGTAAGCCAAAGCAACAATTGTTATCCTTACAGGGCCTTTATAGAATCAGTGCTCAATTACAGCGATGACACCCTCGCCACGCAATTTTCTGCCGGTCTGTTTTACAAAGACACTGCTGGACAACATGAAAAAACAGAGTTGGATGGAAGGAATCTAGGGTTTGTGAGGCGTGCAAAGCTGACGGCCGAAAGCAGAACGGTAGAGCTGCTGGGCCATCTACACAGTGACctgttttttcaagaaaaacttttGTTAAACGGAGTGGATGTGAAAATTAAACTGACGCGCAGTAAAGACGCTTTCTGTTTAATGGGCAGCGCGGCTGAAGGCTTTAAACTGCGCATTGTATCAGCGTCCCTTTTTGTGAAGAAAGTACGGGTGGCCCCGGGTGTCCGTCTGGGGCACGCGGAGGCCCTGCTTGCCTCTAATGCTAAATACCCCGTGGACCGTGTGGGAATGAAAGTGTTTAGCATCCCTGCGGGCAGCAGGGTCAGTAACCAGGAGAACCTGTTTTTGGGACAGTTACCCAAAATGCTCGTCCTAGGGTTTGTGGATAACGATGCCTTTAGCGGAAGTTACACTAAAAatccctttcattttaaacattacgATATAAATTTTGTGGCCTTGTATGTGGATGGTGAACAGGTACCGACCAAGCCTCTGCAACCGGACTTCGAGGCAGGACGCTGCGTGAGAGAATACATGAATCTGGTACAGACAGCTGGTAAACACATGAAAGATCGTTCTTTGTTAATTGACCGGGAGGAGTTTGCACAGGGTTACACCTTGTTTGCCTTTGACCTGTCTCCCGACCAGGAATGTGCAGATCATTATTCCCTAATTAAAACTGGGAACCTGAGAGCAGAAATACGTTTTGGAAAGGCTTTGACAGTCACCGTTAATATGATCGTGTATGGGGTTTTTGACAATGTCATAGAGATAAATCAGAGAAGAAACGTTCTGTTTGACTACATGTGAACATGGACACCGTGCAGCTCTCACGTGTCTTATCAACGGATCCTTACACGAAAAAGAATTTCTTAGATGTGTTCCCTTGTGATTGGCTCCCTGGAGGCAAGCTGTCTCAGAGACCCCTAGGTTTGGTGGTGAACACGCATCCGCACAACCAACCGGTGTGAACACTGGCTCGCCCTGTATCTGGCGGAGCGTAACCGTGGAGAGTTTTTTGACTCATATGGGCAACCCCCGAACAGCGTGTTGTTTCCTAAaagcattatgaaatttttaaacaaaaatgccacaGACCTGGTGTTTCACAATAGACAATTACAAGACCCCCGCTCCGTCGCCTGTGGCTATCACTGCGTGTTTTTCTTACATCATCGTAGCAAGGGTTTATCTTTTGAACggcttttaaaattgtattctaatGACTTAGTGCAAAATGACCGGATGGTAATGAATTTTGTAAAGAGTAAATTTAAATTCTTGGGCATGCCTAGCCTtgctcaaaacatgtttcaacaagCCCAGACGTGTGTATCTTGTAATGATTTTTATAGCCGTGTTACCCAATAAAACACCCCAAGTGTGGGGTTTAAAGAAATTGatgtttggtggggtttttttttgttttttaaatgaccaattgagaaaaattacacagatttttttttaaaaagtatagaaatgttttatttaaagcaaaacattacaagttttaaaaattttagaatgtgaaaaaaaaaacattacacaCTGAGCCACTGGGCTCttttagccaattttttttttttttatagggcAAAAAAGGGGTCACGGATTCTTGATCCGCCCCGGTGTCAGCGGTCGAGGCCTTGAGGCGTTCCAAAAGGTCTCTGTTGGCCGCATTGCCCATGACGGAAGAGGGTACGTTCAGTTCCGCCATGGcattcataaacacatcccatcCTTTAGGTACACGTTTGCTAGGTACAGAGCGCGTTTGGGTGACGGCCCTGACTAAGTcaagcatgttagaaccattaaccacagagcctttgtacacaaaagaCCCTTTATCGTCCCATGAAGAGAGATTTTTATCCTGGCCCAGTTTATTTAGCAAtactattgcattttttttaaaacgctTATTCACGTTATCCAGCACCTCCTGAGCAACCGAGTCTGAGttctttggtgtttctgggggtTTGGCAGTTACGCTTTGTTCCTGTTCCGGTAGAAACAGACTTATTTTCCCTTTATCCGCATCGCTTTGCTTCACGTACGTTAGGTACCTTTGAAGCACGGCGCTGGATAACGTGAATAagcgttttaaaaaaaatgcaatagtaTTGCTAAATAAACTGGGCCAGGATAAAAATCTCTCTTCATGGGACGATAAAGGGtcttttgtgtacaaaggctctgtggttaatggttctaacatgcttgACTTAGTCAGGGCCGTCACCCAAACGCGCTCTGTACCTAGCAAACGTGTACCTAAAGgatgggatgtgtttatgaatgCCATGGCGGAACTGAACGTACCCTCTTCCGTCATGGGCAATGCGGCCAACAGAGACCTTTTGGAACGCCTCAAGGCCTCGACCGCTGACACCGGGGCGGATCAAGAATCCGTGACCCCTTTTTTgccctataaaaaaaaaaaaaaattggctaaaaGAGCCCAGTGGCTCAGtgtgtaatgttttttttttcacattctaaaatttttaaaacttgtaatgttttgctttaaataaaacatttctatactttttaaaaaaaaatctgtgtaatttttctcaattggtcatttaaaaaacaaaaaaaaaaccccaccaaacatCAATTTCTTTAAACCCCACACTTGGGGTGTTTTATTGGGTAACACGGCTATAAAAATCATTACAAGATACACACGTCTGGGcttgttgaaacatgttttgagcaAGGCTAGGCATGCCCAAGAATTTAAATTTACTCTTTACAAAATTCATTACCATCCGGTCATTTTGCACTAAGTCattagaatacaattttaaaagccGTTCAAAAGATAAACCCTTGCTACGATGATGTAAGAAAAACACGCAGTGATAGCCACAGGCGACGGAGCGGGGGTCTTGTAATTGTCTATTGTGAAACACCAGGTCtgtggcatttttgtttaaaaatttcataatgcttTTAGGAAACAACACGCTGTTCGGGGGTTGCCCATATGAGTCAAAAAACTCTCCACGGTTACGCTCCGCCAGATACAGGGCGAGCCAGTGTTCACCCGGTTGGTTGTGCGGATGCGTGTTCACCACCAAACCTAGGGGTCTCTGAGACAGCTTGCCTCCAGGGAGCCAATCACAAGGGAACACATCTAAGAAATTCTTTTTCGTGTAAGGATCCGTTGATAAGACACGTGAGAGCTGCACGGTGTCCATGTTCACATGTAGTCAAACAGAACGTTTCTTCTCTGATTTATCTCTATGACATTGTCAAAAACCCCATACACGATCATATTAACGGTGACTGTCAAAGCCTTTCCAAAACGTATTTCTGCTCTCAGGTTCCCAGTTTTAATTAGGGAATAATGATCTGCACATTCCTGGTCGGGAGACAGGTCAAAGGCAAACAAGGTGTAACCCTGTGCAAACTCCTCCCGGTCAATTAACAAAGAACGATCTTTCATGTGTTTACCAGCTGTCTGTACCAGATTCATGTATTCTCTCACGCAGCGTCCTGCCTCGAAGTCCGGTTGCAGAGGCTTGGTCGGTACCTGTTCACCATCCACATACAAGGCCACAAAATTTATATcgtaatgtttaaaatgaaagggatTTTTAGTGTAACTTCCGCTAAAGGCATCGTTATCCACAAACCCTA
Encoded proteins:
- the LOC123376860 gene encoding uncharacterized protein F54H12.2-like — protein: MAFVHCGSEECAKSELDLFQIAPTQTSIEKSIYIEVPPLSAVTESAPIDFFIAGNGIDYMDLNNTLLYLCCKIVKGDGTELAADAEVGLVNYPVASIFSQLDVTLGDRLVSQSNNCYPYRAFIESVLNYSDDTLATQFSAGLFYKDTAGQHEKTELDGRNLGFVRRAKLTAESRTVELLGHLHSDLFFQEKLLLNGVDVKIKLTRSKDAFCLMGSAAEGFKLRIVSASLFVKKVRVAPGVRLGHAEALLASNAKYPVDRVGMKVFSIPAGSRVSNQENLFLGQLPKMLVLGFVDNDAFSGSYTKNPFHFKHYDINFVALYVDGEQVPTKPLQPDFEAGRCVREYMNLVQTAGKHMKDRSLLIDREEFAQGYTLFAFDLSPDQECADHYSLIKTGNLRAEIRFGKALTVTVNMIVYGVFDNVIEINQRRNVLFDYM